The Geobacter sp. AOG2 genome includes a window with the following:
- a CDS encoding helix-turn-helix domain-containing protein has translation MNASILTANNIIDMRNKMGLSRDDLASMLGVSSKTVARWENQNNNEPPSGTAAIVLSTIISNALNIPLQEGKPELISEMESIHEKAKIRENPDTIFSLLDQATNEEKTEICKALKLPVDSDVYQISKEYRSAAGHTIGNWFRGDHDMPYKEILADIANKLKPKKDKSVYMLGDGRSEEEIEIKIVDYFAIKIADELNRMKPEERAQKLVEIQKSLNEGKNPDVRIESIKEIENVLSATTVTSLSVVSLLTGPLTASLFYSGIFAGLWASVFGMSSSLLLLTGTGVGTLVSLPVLLLLLGSPSYRKTIPVTLQLINIRRRVTQMMS, from the coding sequence ATGAACGCATCTATTCTCACAGCAAACAACATAATCGATATGCGAAACAAAATGGGACTTTCGAGGGATGATCTGGCAAGCATGCTAGGAGTTTCGAGCAAAACTGTAGCCAGATGGGAAAATCAAAACAATAATGAGCCGCCTAGCGGCACTGCTGCAATAGTATTGTCTACCATTATTTCAAATGCATTAAACATTCCTCTGCAAGAGGGTAAACCAGAACTTATATCAGAAATGGAAAGCATCCACGAAAAAGCAAAGATTAGAGAGAACCCCGATACGATATTTTCGTTATTAGATCAAGCAACCAATGAAGAAAAGACAGAAATTTGCAAGGCATTAAAGCTTCCTGTGGATTCTGACGTATACCAAATCAGTAAAGAGTATAGGTCTGCCGCAGGACATACTATTGGCAACTGGTTTCGCGGTGACCATGACATGCCTTACAAAGAGATTCTTGCTGATATTGCAAATAAACTGAAACCGAAGAAAGATAAAAGTGTTTATATGTTAGGTGACGGTAGGTCTGAAGAGGAAATTGAAATCAAAATTGTTGATTATTTTGCCATAAAAATTGCCGATGAACTGAACAGGATGAAACCAGAAGAACGTGCTCAGAAGTTGGTAGAAATCCAGAAGTCACTTAATGAGGGGAAAAATCCTGATGTGCGTATTGAGTCCATAAAAGAAATTGAAAACGTGCTATCTGCAACAACTGTAACATCACTTTCTGTTGTTTCCTTACTTACAGGCCCATTAACAGCAAGTCTATTTTACTCAGGAATATTTGCAGGACTTTGGGCGAGTGTGTTTGGCATGAGCTCTTCCTTGCTGTTATTGACGGGAACAGGAGTCGGAACTCTGGTTTCGTTGCCAGTTTTATTGCTATTACTTGGTTCTCCAAGCTATAGAAAAACAATCCCTGTAACATTGCAGCTAATCAATATCAGACGTCGTGTTACACAGATGATGTCATGA
- a CDS encoding YceI family protein translates to MKHLFIPIFTLALTLMPFAAVATTYTIAPGNTTIQFKAKIFRIMSVKGAFEKFKGTVDVDEADITKSKVEVSIDAASINTGNDMRDDDLRSPGFLDAAKFPTMTFVSTRVETLGAKLKVTGNLTIKGVTKEAVLIVDGPDSLHDKLNQGASVTATVNRQDFGVSADAVIGDEVAVTITTALGKQ, encoded by the coding sequence ATGAAACACCTCTTCATTCCGATCTTCACGCTGGCATTGACGCTCATGCCATTCGCCGCGGTGGCCACGACCTACACCATAGCCCCCGGCAACACCACGATTCAATTCAAGGCCAAGATTTTCAGGATAATGAGCGTCAAGGGGGCGTTCGAGAAATTCAAAGGGACGGTCGATGTCGATGAGGCGGATATTACGAAATCAAAGGTTGAAGTCAGTATCGATGCGGCCTCGATCAATACCGGCAATGACATGCGCGATGACGACCTGCGCAGTCCCGGCTTTCTCGATGCGGCAAAATTCCCGACCATGACGTTTGTATCCACAAGGGTTGAAACGCTGGGCGCCAAGCTGAAAGTGACCGGCAACCTGACCATAAAAGGGGTTACGAAAGAGGCGGTCCTGATTGTGGATGGCCCGGACAGCCTGCACGACAAACTCAATCAGGGAGCATCCGTCACGGCAACCGTCAACCGGCAGGATTTCGGCGTCAGCGCCGACGCGGTGATCGGCGATGAGGTTGCTGTCACGATCACGACGGCGTTGGGGAAGCAGTAG
- a CDS encoding cytochrome P460 family protein: MRGIACTCAALLMVASSVVAAQRPVAPNGIACYSDFMEWKVVAPSYREDKGQIRIITGNKIAVAALHAGKKPLPDGSVLAKVAWKAEKHPSFPVATVPAGFAQVEFMVKDAKKYKETGGWGYARFVGNELKPYGKDAGFVKECFGCHTPVASNDYLFTHIVKTPRP, from the coding sequence ATGAGAGGAATTGCTTGTACCTGTGCGGCTTTGCTGATGGTTGCAAGTTCGGTTGTCGCGGCGCAACGCCCTGTGGCGCCTAACGGAATTGCCTGCTATTCCGATTTTATGGAATGGAAAGTTGTCGCCCCCTCCTACCGTGAGGACAAGGGGCAGATCCGCATCATCACCGGCAACAAGATCGCCGTCGCCGCCCTTCATGCCGGCAAAAAACCGCTTCCCGACGGGAGCGTGCTGGCAAAGGTGGCCTGGAAAGCCGAGAAACACCCCTCCTTTCCGGTAGCCACGGTGCCGGCCGGCTTCGCGCAGGTCGAGTTCATGGTGAAGGACGCCAAAAAGTACAAGGAAACCGGCGGATGGGGATATGCGCGTTTCGTGGGGAACGAACTGAAACCGTACGGCAAAGATGCCGGGTTTGTTAAGGAGTGCTTCGGGTGCCACACCCCGGTCGCGAGCAACGACTATCTCTTTACCCATATCGTCAAAACGCCCCGGCCATAG
- a CDS encoding DUF4382 domain-containing protein translates to MRKNIRLVIAGLPLIVLAALALGQLPGCGGGGSGSGTSSTGTLRVAITDSPAFLTYSSVHIKVDKIAVVPAGKEGFADTDPGLPVIADFTASGGQDVNILKLHFLQQLLGSAVIPAGTYSQVRLILHANPSTAPYNNYLILASSSGQIALTTPSAQQTGVKIVGRFTVAAGVLNTIMLEFNPDTAIVRAGNSGQYNLKPTGIHIQQIMGDLNTATGSISGMVRSPGFATWSSARVSIVPRSPAATAIVTGDIFSNYSSPGVWKAPFIAYVPPNSSMLMPSASYKVFVSVTGPAGKFLNYSSQALTVSANTDTSVSPDGVAGLELAP, encoded by the coding sequence ATGCGAAAGAACATAAGACTCGTCATTGCGGGATTACCCCTGATCGTCCTTGCGGCGCTGGCGCTCGGACAACTACCCGGCTGCGGCGGCGGCGGCAGCGGCAGCGGCACCTCCTCGACCGGGACGTTGAGGGTCGCGATAACCGACAGCCCGGCGTTCCTGACTTATTCCAGCGTCCACATCAAGGTCGACAAGATCGCCGTGGTGCCCGCCGGCAAGGAGGGCTTTGCCGATACGGACCCCGGATTGCCGGTGATTGCCGACTTTACTGCCAGCGGTGGGCAGGACGTCAACATCCTCAAACTCCACTTTTTGCAACAGCTCCTCGGCTCCGCAGTCATTCCGGCGGGCACGTACAGCCAGGTGCGCCTGATCCTGCATGCAAATCCGTCGACAGCGCCGTACAATAACTATCTTATCCTTGCCTCCTCCTCGGGCCAGATCGCGCTTACCACGCCAAGCGCACAGCAGACGGGCGTGAAGATCGTCGGGAGGTTTACCGTGGCCGCCGGAGTGCTGAACACCATCATGCTTGAGTTCAATCCCGACACCGCCATAGTCAGGGCGGGGAATTCGGGGCAGTACAACCTCAAGCCTACCGGCATCCACATTCAACAGATCATGGGTGATCTGAATACCGCCACCGGCTCGATCTCGGGCATGGTCCGCTCCCCCGGTTTTGCCACCTGGTCGAGCGCCAGGGTCTCCATCGTGCCGAGAAGCCCGGCTGCGACGGCCATCGTCACCGGCGATATTTTCAGCAACTATAGTAGCCCCGGCGTCTGGAAGGCACCGTTTATCGCTTACGTGCCCCCCAATAGCTCCATGCTGATGCCATCGGCGTCCTACAAGGTCTTTGTAAGCGTCACAGGGCCGGCGGGCAAGTTCCTGAATTACTCATCGCAGGCGTTGACCGTCAGCGCCAATACCGATACATCGGTGTCGCCGGACGGCGTAGCGGGGTTGGAACTCGCGCCGTAG
- a CDS encoding PAS domain S-box protein, which translates to MEPILNEEQMRQVLRASSDGSYDWDLRTGEVSYSPEWKAMLGYGGEELENRIGTLHRLLHPDDHDAALRQAQDYINGIAGQYKAVLRLKHKRGHYVAVLARAALLRDATGTAVRFVGTDSDLTGADGSASPLNRKDHFIKALLGNFPFAAWMKDKEGRYQVANAKMAEYLGLASPDQLIGKTIHDFFRPEVSDLIWAEVQEVLSSGATLHVEKEFAVASGHRWFDIYQSPITIDGALAGVVGCAWDITGRKVIEQSLAESEERYRRVVEVSPEAIFVHSDGHFVFMNMAAATLLGAEKPEDLYGRRALDFVHPGQQSMVAQRIENAWLHGDNPLIEEDLVRLDGSTVPVEMVSVYLNYKGKDSVLAIARDISERRKMQEELVKAQKFESLGVLAGGIAHDFNNILMAIIGNADLAMMRLHKESPVIENLRKIEQAAAQAADLAKQMLAYSGRGRFVIEPIDLNFLLQEMLHMLEVSISKKALLRLNLTPNLPAVEVDATQLRQVVMNLVLNASEAIGEKSGVIAITTGYMDCDKSYLRDVWLIENISEGSYVYLEVADSGCGMSKETMKKVFEPFFTTKFTGRGLGMAAVMGIIRGHMGAIKVYSEPGKGSAFKILLPATGKPAELFNHVDPTDDWKGSGTVLLVDDEETVRGIGKEMLQELGFEAITADNGREALETFKNNPGIGLVILDLTMPHMDGEQCFRELKQIRPDIKLIMSSGYNEQEVTQKFVGKGLAGFIQKPYKLSTLKAAIMAIDSTK; encoded by the coding sequence ATGGAGCCTATTTTAAACGAGGAGCAGATGAGGCAGGTCCTGCGGGCTTCCAGCGACGGCTCGTATGACTGGGACCTCCGGACTGGCGAGGTTTCCTACTCTCCCGAGTGGAAGGCCATGCTCGGCTATGGCGGCGAGGAGTTGGAAAATCGCATAGGCACACTGCATCGCCTGCTGCACCCGGACGACCATGACGCCGCATTACGACAGGCGCAGGACTACATTAACGGCATAGCGGGGCAGTATAAGGCCGTTCTCAGGCTGAAACACAAGCGTGGCCATTATGTCGCCGTTCTTGCCCGTGCGGCTCTGTTGCGCGACGCAACGGGCACGGCGGTCCGCTTTGTGGGAACGGATAGCGACCTTACGGGGGCAGACGGCTCGGCCTCTCCCCTGAATCGAAAAGACCATTTCATCAAGGCGCTTCTGGGCAATTTCCCCTTTGCCGCCTGGATGAAGGACAAGGAAGGCCGCTACCAGGTGGCTAATGCCAAAATGGCGGAGTATCTCGGCCTCGCCTCTCCCGATCAACTCATCGGCAAGACGATCCACGATTTCTTCCGGCCGGAGGTTTCGGACCTTATCTGGGCCGAAGTTCAGGAAGTGCTGAGCAGCGGCGCTACCCTGCATGTCGAAAAGGAATTCGCCGTAGCATCCGGGCACCGCTGGTTCGATATTTACCAGTCGCCGATCACTATCGATGGAGCATTGGCGGGCGTCGTCGGGTGTGCCTGGGACATCACGGGACGAAAGGTAATCGAACAGTCTCTGGCGGAGAGCGAGGAGCGCTATCGGCGGGTCGTCGAGGTCTCCCCTGAGGCCATCTTCGTCCATAGCGACGGGCACTTTGTCTTTATGAATATGGCGGCCGCAACCCTCCTCGGCGCAGAGAAGCCGGAGGATCTTTATGGCCGGCGTGCGCTGGATTTCGTGCATCCGGGGCAGCAAAGCATGGTTGCGCAGCGCATTGAGAACGCCTGGCTCCACGGCGACAACCCGCTGATCGAGGAGGATCTGGTTCGGCTGGACGGCTCGACGGTGCCGGTTGAGATGGTCTCCGTTTATTTGAACTATAAGGGAAAAGATTCCGTTTTGGCCATTGCCCGCGACATCAGCGAAAGAAGGAAGATGCAGGAAGAGCTGGTCAAGGCGCAGAAGTTCGAATCCCTCGGGGTGCTGGCAGGCGGTATTGCCCACGATTTCAACAATATCCTCATGGCCATCATCGGCAATGCCGATCTGGCGATGATGCGCCTCCACAAGGAGTCCCCCGTTATTGAAAACCTGCGCAAGATCGAACAGGCGGCGGCCCAGGCCGCCGACCTTGCCAAGCAGATGCTGGCCTATTCGGGCCGGGGCAGGTTCGTCATAGAGCCGATCGATCTGAATTTCTTGCTGCAGGAGATGCTGCACATGCTGGAGGTCTCCATCTCCAAGAAGGCGCTGCTGCGCCTTAACCTCACTCCCAACCTCCCCGCCGTGGAAGTCGATGCTACACAATTGCGGCAGGTTGTCATGAACCTGGTGTTGAACGCCTCGGAAGCCATCGGGGAGAAGAGCGGCGTCATCGCCATCACGACCGGCTACATGGACTGCGACAAAAGCTACCTGAGGGATGTTTGGCTGATCGAGAACATTAGCGAAGGGAGTTATGTCTACCTTGAGGTCGCCGATTCCGGCTGCGGCATGAGCAAGGAGACGATGAAGAAGGTCTTCGAGCCGTTTTTTACCACGAAGTTTACCGGCAGGGGCCTTGGCATGGCCGCGGTGATGGGCATTATCCGCGGGCATATGGGGGCGATAAAGGTCTACAGCGAACCGGGCAAAGGGTCGGCTTTCAAAATATTATTGCCGGCAACGGGCAAACCGGCCGAACTATTCAACCATGTTGACCCCACGGATGACTGGAAGGGCAGCGGAACGGTGCTGTTGGTCGATGATGAGGAAACCGTGCGGGGTATCGGCAAAGAAATGCTGCAGGAACTGGGTTTTGAAGCGATAACCGCCGACAACGGCAGGGAAGCGCTGGAAACCTTCAAGAATAATCCCGGCATCGGTCTGGTGATCCTGGACCTGACCATGCCGCACATGGACGGTGAGCAGTGTTTCCGGGAGCTCAAGCAGATCCGGCCCGACATTAAATTGATCATGTCCAGCGGCTATAACGAGCAGGAGGTTACTCAAAAGTTTGTCGGCAAAGGGTTGGCGGGCTTCATTCAGAAGCCGTACAAGCTCTCTACCCTGAAGGCGGCCATAATGGCAATCGATTCGACAAAGTGA
- a CDS encoding GGDEF domain-containing protein yields MPLHSPSRAVTEFMDTRTSEILADFAAGRIPPQIPDDCDYAEELKMLAAYLDECYRFAMDISGGDFSHNHVALKGRFAGSLKNLQANLKHLTWQTRQIAQGDLAMRIDFLGEFSSSFNSMAESLEHARNELLHMSTHDGLTGLHNRAYFDTEMDRIVKGRGYPVSIIVADVNGLKQANDVQGHGAGDKLLRQAAKVLRSTFRGEDVVARIGGDEFAVIMPKSSEPVALASVERIRRQIVEQQEENSIPLSLAIGVAEAATPDDLQNAFRLADKKMYEDKRRQKSLQDGATGL; encoded by the coding sequence ATGCCGCTTCACAGCCCAAGCCGAGCCGTAACGGAATTTATGGATACACGTACCAGCGAGATTCTGGCTGATTTTGCCGCAGGACGGATTCCCCCGCAGATCCCCGATGATTGCGACTATGCCGAAGAGCTGAAGATGCTTGCCGCCTATCTGGACGAGTGCTACCGCTTCGCCATGGACATCTCCGGCGGCGATTTCTCCCATAACCACGTGGCCCTGAAAGGCCGTTTCGCCGGCAGCCTCAAAAACCTCCAGGCCAATCTGAAACACCTGACCTGGCAGACCAGGCAGATTGCCCAGGGCGACCTTGCCATGCGCATCGATTTTCTCGGGGAGTTTTCCTCTTCGTTCAACTCCATGGCCGAAAGCCTCGAACACGCGCGGAACGAACTCCTTCACATGAGTACCCACGACGGCCTGACCGGCCTCCACAACCGGGCCTATTTCGATACGGAGATGGACCGGATCGTCAAGGGGAGAGGCTATCCGGTCAGCATCATCGTTGCGGACGTGAACGGTCTCAAACAGGCAAACGATGTTCAGGGGCATGGGGCGGGCGACAAGCTGCTCAGGCAGGCTGCCAAGGTACTGCGCAGTACGTTCCGGGGTGAGGATGTGGTTGCACGCATCGGTGGCGACGAGTTTGCCGTCATCATGCCGAAATCCTCCGAACCGGTAGCCCTGGCCTCGGTTGAGAGGATTCGCCGGCAGATCGTCGAACAGCAGGAGGAAAACAGCATACCGCTTTCGTTGGCTATCGGCGTCGCCGAGGCGGCAACTCCCGATGACCTTCAGAATGCGTTCAGGCTCGCCGATAAAAAGATGTACGAAGATAAAAGACGGCAGAAAAGCCTTCAGGATGGGGCAACGGGGTTGTAA
- a CDS encoding V4R domain-containing protein, producing the protein MDTAYKYEFSWDLLGDLKLGRPNLGPNTRLEVYRLMQFCFRDVIEKAHGTGEADRIFYEAGYLAGRHFYTNLIEPAHNLNEFLGKLQMLLMELRIGILRIEETDLEKGYFVITVSEDLDCSGLPEKDYEICTYDEGFIAALLESFTGKRFKVKEVDCWCTGDRTCRFTAQAEP; encoded by the coding sequence ATGGATACGGCGTATAAATATGAGTTTTCATGGGACCTGCTTGGCGACCTCAAGTTGGGACGGCCCAACCTGGGGCCCAACACCCGCCTGGAAGTCTACCGCCTGATGCAGTTCTGTTTTCGCGATGTCATTGAAAAAGCGCATGGGACCGGGGAGGCGGACCGGATTTTTTATGAGGCGGGATACCTGGCGGGACGGCACTTCTATACCAACCTCATCGAACCGGCGCACAACCTGAACGAGTTTCTCGGCAAGCTTCAAATGCTTCTCATGGAACTCCGGATCGGAATCCTGCGCATTGAGGAAACCGACCTGGAAAAAGGGTACTTCGTCATCACCGTGTCGGAAGACCTGGATTGCTCGGGCCTGCCGGAAAAGGATTATGAGATCTGCACCTATGACGAGGGCTTTATTGCCGCCCTCCTGGAAAGCTTCACCGGCAAACGATTCAAGGTAAAAGAAGTCGACTGCTGGTGCACCGGAGACCGCACATGCCGCTTCACAGCCCAAGCCGAGCCGTAA
- a CDS encoding multiheme c-type cytochrome produces the protein MKQGKRNIWMVVPTFIGVAVLAFTPCSEAAKAKGKEPKPKISKEAQACISCHEAQSPAFVKDWKTSKHAEKGVDCFSCHRAETTDADAMKHYGYTIAVLVTPKDCGKCHAKEEKEMTNSHHAKAGDILNSLDNYLGEVVGGPEAVAVGCLQCHGAKVKVLANGKLDTNSWPNTGIGRINPDGSRGSCSACHTRHSFSKAQVRQPETCNKCHLGPDHPQKEVYEESKHGILYAVNKDKLNLDKDSWVVGKDYTAAPTCATCHMSATPNQPVTHDVGARISWNLRPPVSKKLENFDKRRDAMKDVCGNCHSSPFIDGHYKQFDNLVDLYDSKFAKPATAIRKELMDKGKLTKADFDDKLDWIYWELWHHEGRRARHGAAMSGPDYAWWHGIYDVSKNFYSEFLPEVKNVAGPELYNQLVDKYLSHDVRHEWYIKGMSKDQLDKIKKYYQERYGEKMQ, from the coding sequence ATGAAGCAGGGTAAGCGTAACATTTGGATGGTGGTGCCGACGTTCATCGGAGTGGCGGTTCTGGCCTTTACCCCGTGCAGCGAGGCCGCCAAGGCAAAGGGGAAGGAGCCGAAACCGAAGATCTCCAAAGAGGCCCAGGCATGTATCTCGTGCCACGAAGCCCAATCCCCGGCCTTTGTCAAGGATTGGAAGACCAGCAAGCATGCGGAGAAAGGGGTCGATTGCTTTTCCTGCCACCGCGCGGAAACCACCGACGCCGACGCCATGAAGCACTACGGCTACACGATCGCCGTCCTGGTGACGCCGAAGGATTGCGGCAAGTGCCACGCGAAGGAAGAAAAGGAGATGACCAACAGCCACCACGCCAAGGCGGGCGATATCCTGAACTCGCTCGACAACTATCTCGGTGAGGTGGTGGGCGGTCCCGAGGCGGTTGCGGTCGGCTGCCTCCAGTGCCACGGCGCCAAGGTCAAGGTGTTGGCCAACGGCAAGCTCGACACCAACAGCTGGCCCAATACCGGCATCGGCAGGATCAACCCCGACGGTTCGCGGGGATCGTGCTCCGCCTGCCATACCCGGCACAGCTTCTCCAAAGCCCAGGTCCGCCAGCCCGAAACCTGCAACAAATGCCATCTCGGCCCGGATCATCCCCAGAAAGAGGTGTACGAGGAGTCCAAACACGGCATCCTCTATGCCGTGAACAAGGACAAGCTCAATCTCGACAAGGATTCGTGGGTGGTGGGCAAGGATTATACCGCGGCCCCGACCTGCGCCACCTGCCACATGAGCGCCACCCCCAACCAGCCGGTAACCCATGACGTCGGTGCGCGCATCAGTTGGAACCTGCGCCCGCCCGTCTCGAAAAAACTGGAGAATTTCGACAAGCGCCGGGACGCCATGAAGGACGTGTGCGGCAACTGCCATTCCTCGCCGTTCATCGACGGGCACTACAAGCAGTTCGACAATCTGGTGGATCTCTACGACAGCAAGTTTGCCAAGCCCGCCACCGCCATCAGGAAAGAGCTCATGGACAAGGGCAAGCTCACCAAGGCCGATTTCGACGATAAACTCGACTGGATCTATTGGGAGCTGTGGCACCACGAAGGGAGACGCGCCCGTCACGGCGCCGCCATGTCCGGCCCCGATTACGCCTGGTGGCACGGCATCTACGACGTGTCGAAGAACTTCTACAGCGAGTTCCTGCCCGAGGTGAAGAACGTCGCCGGACCGGAGCTGTACAACCAGCTCGTGGACAAGTATCTGTCCCATGACGTCAGACACGAGTGGTACATAAAAGGGATGAGCAAGGATCAGTTGGACAAGATCAAGAAGTACTACCAGGAGCGTTACGGCGAGAAGATGCAGTAA
- a CDS encoding TetR/AcrR family transcriptional regulator, protein MTVTKPNKIEITRNHLLEVGLALFSQRGFHGTGIKEIVDQANVPKGSFYTYFKSKEEFGVEIIKGHSIDFWKKWHECFDDTAPDPLEALRNCFITLLEKHEVLSVKTFCAVALIAAEICETSDLCRNATSAIINDMRTNIAVQIDKAQQKGYARTDVDPQDAALFFWDAWQGSIVRMKIENDAAAVTNCLALFFDRLLRA, encoded by the coding sequence ATGACCGTGACCAAGCCGAATAAAATCGAAATAACCCGCAACCACCTGCTTGAGGTGGGCCTTGCCCTGTTTTCCCAGCGCGGTTTCCACGGAACGGGCATCAAGGAGATCGTCGATCAGGCGAACGTGCCGAAAGGCTCCTTCTATACCTACTTCAAAAGCAAGGAAGAGTTCGGGGTCGAAATCATCAAGGGTCATTCCATCGACTTTTGGAAAAAATGGCACGAGTGTTTCGACGACACTGCCCCCGACCCTCTTGAGGCGCTCAGGAACTGCTTTATCACCCTGCTGGAAAAGCACGAGGTCTTGTCCGTCAAAACGTTTTGCGCCGTTGCCCTCATAGCCGCCGAAATCTGTGAAACCAGCGATTTGTGCCGTAATGCCACTTCGGCGATCATTAACGACATGCGTACCAATATTGCCGTCCAAATCGACAAGGCCCAGCAAAAGGGATACGCCAGAACCGATGTCGATCCCCAGGACGCGGCCCTGTTCTTCTGGGACGCCTGGCAGGGCAGCATCGTCCGCATGAAGATCGAAAACGACGCCGCGGCCGTGACAAATTGTCTCGCGCTTTTTTTCGACAGGCTTCTGAGGGCCTGA
- a CDS encoding OmpA family protein — MALKREPEKHPNHERWLVSYGDLLTLLFAVFVVMYAMSVSDKKKVEEVMQSMQSAFGMAQTGAPSPKINVITSSALTPIPDIKPRLATNPADRNRARTIVPRTVATDTDFRQIKSSIEAYLTKEGMREKVNVGITKRGLVISLKEAGFFDSGSAAVKPQSQAIISTIAESLKNYDNDVRVEGHTDNVPISTAQFRSNWELSTGRANNIMHLLTESFGLPPEKISTVGYGEYRPVDTNDTQEGRARNRRVDIVLLNSEAGKWEAQPPGHDAAR, encoded by the coding sequence ATGGCACTGAAACGAGAACCGGAAAAGCATCCCAACCACGAACGATGGCTTGTATCCTACGGCGACCTTTTGACATTGCTGTTTGCGGTGTTCGTCGTCATGTATGCCATGTCCGTATCGGACAAGAAGAAGGTCGAAGAGGTCATGCAGTCGATGCAAAGCGCCTTCGGCATGGCGCAGACCGGCGCGCCGTCGCCCAAGATCAATGTGATCACCTCAAGCGCCCTTACCCCCATACCGGATATCAAACCGAGACTGGCGACGAACCCGGCGGACAGGAACCGCGCGAGAACGATAGTGCCCCGGACCGTGGCGACCGATACGGATTTCAGGCAGATCAAGTCGTCCATCGAGGCCTACCTCACCAAGGAAGGCATGCGGGAGAAGGTCAACGTCGGCATAACGAAGCGGGGCTTGGTGATAAGCCTCAAGGAAGCGGGCTTTTTCGATTCCGGCAGCGCAGCGGTGAAACCGCAGTCGCAGGCTATTATCTCGACCATTGCGGAATCATTGAAAAACTACGATAACGACGTGCGGGTGGAGGGGCACACGGACAACGTGCCGATCAGCACGGCACAGTTCCGCTCGAACTGGGAGCTGTCGACCGGCCGCGCGAACAACATCATGCACTTGCTCACGGAGAGTTTCGGCTTGCCGCCCGAAAAGATTTCAACCGTCGGTTATGGCGAATACCGCCCTGTAGACACCAACGATACGCAGGAGGGGCGCGCCAGAAACAGGCGGGTCGACATTGTCCTGTTGAATTCCGAGGCGGGGAAGTGGGAGGCGCAGCCGCCGGGACATGACGCGGCCCGGTAG
- a CDS encoding B12-binding domain-containing protein, which yields MADSMEQRTLNAYLQALFDTDKAAALKVIQESLDDGMAPEKVIFDIVVPGMERMIGGMISTDNLITLSQHFLASQIAEEVTDRLIPLFASAPEVQGHVVIGTSHGDFHGLGKKIVSGCLKARMFQVTDLGINVAPERFVEAALSANAQVIGISSMMIHTATGERGPKRVRQLLNEQGLEHKMRIIVGGAPYRFHDNLFREVGADAWADTAAEAPAVVARLVKELRS from the coding sequence ATGGCTGACAGTATGGAACAACGCACCCTGAATGCCTATCTGCAAGCCCTCTTCGATACCGATAAAGCCGCGGCGCTGAAGGTCATACAGGAATCCCTGGATGACGGCATGGCGCCCGAGAAGGTGATCTTCGACATTGTCGTCCCCGGCATGGAGCGGATGATCGGGGGGATGATTTCCACCGACAACCTGATAACCCTGTCACAGCACTTCCTGGCATCGCAGATAGCCGAGGAGGTGACCGACCGTTTGATCCCGCTGTTCGCATCGGCCCCCGAAGTGCAGGGGCACGTCGTCATCGGCACCAGTCACGGCGACTTCCACGGCCTGGGTAAAAAGATCGTGAGCGGCTGCCTGAAGGCCAGGATGTTCCAGGTTACGGACCTGGGCATCAATGTCGCCCCCGAGCGCTTCGTCGAAGCCGCGCTTTCCGCCAATGCCCAGGTCATCGGCATCTCCTCCATGATGATCCATACCGCCACCGGCGAGCGCGGCCCCAAGCGGGTGCGGCAACTGCTGAACGAACAGGGGTTGGAGCACAAGATGCGGATCATCGTGGGCGGCGCCCCCTATCGCTTCCACGACAACCTGTTCCGCGAGGTCGGGGCCGACGCCTGGGCCGATACCGCCGCCGAGGCGCCTGCCGTGGTAGCCCGTCTGGTGAAGGAGTTGCGGTCGTGA